A genome region from Saccharicrinis carchari includes the following:
- a CDS encoding ferritin — MLKKTVEDSLVKQIEKEAYSSNLYLSMASWAETNGFEGVSKWMYAQAEEEKMHMLKFMKYVNERGGKAVIPAIKQPPTNYKNVQEVFEQTLEHERYVTASINEIVGVCLDEKDFTTHNWIQWFVNEQTEEEASVMAIIDKLKLLDGHNLYMFDRDIVGMRGDVPASQE, encoded by the coding sequence ATGTTAAAAAAAACGGTAGAAGATAGTTTAGTAAAACAAATAGAGAAAGAAGCCTATTCCTCCAACTTGTATTTGTCGATGGCATCGTGGGCCGAAACCAACGGATTCGAGGGAGTATCGAAGTGGATGTATGCCCAGGCAGAAGAAGAGAAGATGCACATGCTCAAGTTTATGAAGTATGTAAACGAAAGAGGCGGAAAAGCTGTTATTCCAGCCATAAAGCAACCACCTACAAATTATAAAAACGTACAAGAAGTTTTTGAGCAAACTTTAGAGCACGAACGTTATGTTACCGCAAGTATCAACGAAATTGTAGGCGTGTGCCTCGACGAGAAGGACTTTACAACCCATAATTGGATACAATGGTTTGTGAATGAACAAACGGAGGAAGAAGCTTCGGTTATGGCCATTATTGACAAACTTAAGCTACTCGATGGACATAACCTATACATGTTCGATCGCGATATTGTAGGTATGAGAGGTGATGTGCCGGCCAGCCAGGAATAG
- a CDS encoding PaaI family thioesterase, with protein sequence MKKIVNPFVNNPQHQHKCFGCSPQNPIGLQLEFWDAGEEIIAKWLPKKQFEGYMNVVHGGIQATLHDEIASWVVYTKCQTMGVTSNMEVQYKKPLMISGEEITIKARLESPNRRLVKINTLIQDYQGTVCSIATVTYFLLSQQKAKMEYNYPGIEAFYEK encoded by the coding sequence ATGAAAAAAATTGTCAATCCATTCGTCAACAATCCGCAACATCAACATAAATGTTTCGGTTGTTCCCCCCAAAACCCCATTGGCTTACAGTTAGAATTTTGGGATGCAGGAGAAGAAATAATAGCAAAATGGCTACCCAAAAAACAATTTGAAGGATATATGAACGTGGTGCACGGTGGCATACAGGCCACGCTGCACGACGAAATAGCCAGTTGGGTGGTTTATACCAAGTGCCAGACTATGGGGGTTACTTCCAATATGGAAGTTCAGTACAAAAAGCCGTTGATGATAAGTGGTGAAGAGATAACCATAAAAGCACGCTTAGAAAGTCCCAACCGCAGGTTGGTTAAGATAAATACCCTTATTCAGGATTATCAAGGTACCGTTTGCTCCATTGCAACGGTCACGTATTTTTTGCTTTCGCAGCAAAAAGCCAAAATGGAATACAACTATCCCGGTATTGAAGCGTTTTACGAAAAATAA
- a CDS encoding voltage-gated chloride channel family protein, with amino-acid sequence MGFKNRFRQNIPQGIVPSALYLGKWILLCGLVGLLAGSASAIFLIALEWATDFREHNIWIIALLPLGGLAIGMTYYYLGQSVVKGNNQILEEFHSPKKIIPLKMAPLVLFSTVATHIFGGSAGREGTAIQMGGAIADQFTKIFRLNSSDRKILLITGVSAGFASIFGTPLAGAVFALEVFVVGRMRYDAIVPSFLAAIFANEAAQLWPIHHTTYSIPVVPDLWAPQLLWALLAGICFGLAGMLFSNATHFWGALFKRTIKYPPFRPLLGGIVIALAVWAVGTRWIGLGIPVIVESFNHQLPFSDFLLKILFTAFTLGAGFKGGEVTPLFFTGATLGSALALFIPLPVALLAGMGFVAVFSGATNTPIACTLMGIELFGADAGVFIGIACVTAYLFSGHTGIYGEQIIGSPKSLLFGSDKGKKINEL; translated from the coding sequence ATGGGTTTTAAAAATCGCTTCAGGCAAAACATACCTCAAGGAATTGTTCCCTCGGCTTTGTACCTTGGCAAATGGATATTGCTGTGCGGTTTAGTGGGTTTGCTGGCTGGTTCGGCATCTGCCATATTTTTAATTGCCTTGGAGTGGGCCACCGATTTCAGAGAGCATAACATTTGGATAATCGCTTTGTTGCCCTTGGGTGGGCTCGCGATAGGTATGACCTACTATTATTTGGGACAATCCGTAGTGAAAGGTAACAACCAAATATTGGAAGAATTCCATAGCCCCAAAAAAATCATCCCCTTAAAAATGGCTCCATTGGTGTTGTTTAGCACGGTAGCTACACATATATTTGGTGGTTCGGCCGGACGAGAGGGGACAGCCATACAAATGGGGGGTGCTATTGCCGACCAGTTTACGAAGATATTCAGGTTAAATTCTTCTGACAGAAAAATACTATTAATTACCGGTGTTAGTGCCGGCTTTGCCTCCATATTTGGCACCCCTTTGGCAGGTGCCGTATTTGCCTTAGAAGTTTTTGTGGTAGGGAGGATGCGTTACGATGCGATTGTACCCAGTTTTTTGGCAGCCATTTTTGCCAACGAGGCAGCACAGCTATGGCCCATACATCATACCACTTATTCCATCCCTGTTGTACCAGATTTATGGGCTCCTCAGCTTTTATGGGCTTTACTGGCAGGCATATGCTTTGGATTGGCCGGCATGTTGTTTTCCAATGCTACCCATTTTTGGGGCGCTCTTTTTAAAAGAACAATTAAATACCCCCCCTTTCGTCCTTTGCTTGGCGGAATAGTAATTGCTTTAGCTGTTTGGGCGGTGGGAACTCGTTGGATTGGACTGGGTATTCCGGTCATCGTGGAATCATTTAACCATCAATTGCCTTTCAGCGATTTTCTACTCAAAATATTGTTCACCGCTTTTACGCTGGGTGCCGGTTTTAAAGGAGGTGAAGTAACGCCCTTATTTTTTACCGGTGCCACACTGGGCAGTGCGCTGGCACTATTTATTCCTCTGCCTGTGGCGCTGCTTGCAGGCATGGGTTTTGTAGCCGTTTTTTCGGGGGCAACCAATACGCCTATCGCTTGCACTTTAATGGGTATTGAACTATTTGGAGCCGACGCCGGCGTGTTTATAGGTATAGCCTGCGTTACGGCTTACCTCTTTTCGGGGCATACCGGTATTTACGGCGAGCAAATTATCGGAAGCCCTAAAAGCCTATTATTCGGTTCCGACAAAGGAAAAAAAATAAATGAATTGTAA
- a CDS encoding DUF4831 family protein, which produces MIIYLFDKTLKNIEMNNSKRLIFGLILSLCVSSALFSQKRGSVAVDVKPATLVADDGQSLMYMLPKTVIQVDIVMEKRIMKAGPYYRYSQRFLNLDKAIAEDSEEWIIKEVRISTSGKADESKRFSVIATGNTSAHQFNLNPEGVLTGINNAPVFTTKLPEIKNPAVPMLADINFDNVALNEDLLYKTSSAAMAQEAANMVYKLRTSRIELLSGELENLPPDGEAYKTILKEIEKQEKDFVSLFSGKTISTIQTQRFELTPDIQSSYANHVLCRLNKQKGLVDAMDITGTPIYLKLDIAQKENPKSTQAEPSKDAVRNGLFYTVPSWGTVHIVDRNITIASQKVALAQYGQVVSMPPSILEKEGVVIDVSPVTGALISVGSKQ; this is translated from the coding sequence ATGATTATATACCTTTTTGATAAAACACTAAAAAACATAGAAATGAATAATTCCAAAAGATTGATTTTTGGCCTGATACTTAGCCTTTGCGTGTCATCGGCACTGTTTTCGCAAAAAAGAGGATCGGTAGCGGTAGATGTCAAACCGGCCACTCTGGTGGCGGATGACGGTCAATCACTCATGTACATGCTTCCAAAAACTGTTATACAGGTGGATATTGTTATGGAAAAGCGCATTATGAAAGCGGGTCCTTATTATCGCTATTCGCAGCGCTTTTTAAACTTGGATAAGGCTATTGCCGAAGATAGTGAGGAGTGGATTATTAAAGAGGTACGTATAAGTACATCCGGCAAAGCCGATGAGAGCAAGCGGTTTAGTGTGATTGCTACAGGTAACACCTCGGCACACCAGTTTAATTTAAACCCTGAAGGCGTGCTAACAGGTATTAACAATGCCCCGGTGTTCACCACAAAGCTTCCCGAGATTAAGAATCCGGCAGTTCCTATGCTGGCCGATATTAATTTTGATAACGTGGCATTAAATGAAGATTTGTTGTATAAAACTTCTTCGGCTGCCATGGCGCAGGAAGCCGCAAATATGGTTTATAAGTTGCGTACAAGCCGGATAGAATTGCTATCGGGTGAGTTGGAGAACTTGCCACCCGATGGGGAGGCTTACAAAACTATCCTGAAGGAGATCGAAAAACAAGAAAAGGATTTTGTATCTCTTTTTAGTGGTAAAACAATTTCGACGATCCAAACACAACGTTTTGAACTTACCCCCGATATACAAAGTAGTTATGCCAACCATGTATTGTGCCGTCTTAACAAACAAAAAGGGTTGGTAGATGCCATGGATATAACCGGAACACCTATTTATTTAAAACTCGATATAGCACAAAAGGAGAATCCTAAAAGCACACAAGCCGAACCTTCAAAAGATGCGGTTAGAAACGGCTTGTTTTATACAGTGCCATCATGGGGTACAGTGCATATTGTAGATAGAAACATCACCATAGCTTCCCAAAAAGTTGCTTTGGCGCAATATGGTCAAGTGGTTTCCATGCCGCCGTCTATCCTCGAAAAAGAAGGTGTTGTGATTGATGTTTCACCGGTTACGGGAGCACTCATTTCAGTGGGTAGTAAGCAGTAA
- a CDS encoding NAD(P)H-hydrate dehydratase, producing MKILAPQQIRDLDQYTIQHEPISSIDLMERAAQHVASELMEKFYNKRFCIFVGTGNNGGDGLAVARVLDDFAYTVKVILVKTSVKLSADASINLDRLLKTNPTCLSTVKKIGEVDFGQIKKDAIIVDALFGSGLSRPLEGLYKSVVDAINELPNKVVSIDIPSGLFAEYDKNSAQGNSIIRAHTTLSFQMPKLSFFMPESGCHVGQWHVLDIGLARNFIREQPCSHYVVSKKQIKKLRKKRPLHSHKGNYGHALLIAGSYGKMGASIIASKACLRSGVGLLTAHVPHWGYGIIQSAVPEAMTSIDRSDMFFTEFPDLNTFSAIGIGPGLNKKRNTVLAFETMLDNMNSQALVIDADGLNILSENKHLLGKVPENAILTPHPKEFERLVGVWNNDMDKLSRLKKFCQQYQVFTVLKGAYTVTCTPNGTCYFNTTGNPGMATAGSGDALTGIITGLLAQNYSPEEAAVVGVYLHGKAGDLALKKESTESMTALDIISCLGAAFKKIG from the coding sequence ATGAAAATATTAGCACCTCAGCAAATCAGGGATCTCGACCAATATACCATCCAACACGAACCTATATCATCCATCGACTTAATGGAGCGCGCTGCCCAACATGTTGCTAGTGAGTTGATGGAAAAGTTTTATAACAAACGGTTCTGTATTTTTGTCGGAACGGGAAATAATGGTGGCGATGGATTAGCTGTTGCCAGAGTATTGGACGATTTTGCATACACAGTAAAAGTGATTCTGGTAAAAACTTCCGTTAAACTAAGTGCCGATGCATCTATCAATTTAGACCGACTGCTAAAAACAAATCCTACTTGTCTGAGCACGGTTAAGAAGATAGGCGAAGTTGATTTTGGCCAAATTAAAAAAGATGCCATTATTGTTGATGCTTTGTTTGGTTCGGGGTTAAGCCGCCCCTTAGAAGGCTTGTACAAATCAGTGGTGGATGCGATAAATGAGTTGCCCAATAAGGTTGTTTCCATTGATATTCCATCAGGTTTGTTTGCCGAGTACGATAAAAACAGCGCACAAGGAAATTCAATTATCCGCGCCCATACTACCCTAAGCTTCCAAATGCCAAAGCTGTCGTTCTTTATGCCCGAGAGCGGTTGCCATGTAGGGCAATGGCATGTGCTAGATATTGGCCTGGCGCGAAATTTTATTCGGGAGCAGCCTTGTTCACATTACGTGGTAAGTAAAAAGCAAATCAAAAAGCTCCGTAAAAAACGACCTTTGCATAGTCATAAAGGAAATTATGGGCATGCCTTGCTCATTGCCGGATCTTATGGTAAAATGGGAGCTTCTATTATTGCTTCCAAAGCTTGTTTACGTTCAGGTGTTGGCCTGCTTACCGCTCATGTTCCGCATTGGGGTTATGGGATTATACAAAGTGCCGTTCCTGAGGCCATGACCAGCATCGATCGCTCCGACATGTTTTTTACCGAATTTCCGGATTTAAATACTTTTAGTGCTATTGGAATCGGCCCCGGCTTAAACAAAAAAAGAAACACGGTATTGGCTTTTGAAACTATGCTCGATAATATGAACAGTCAGGCACTTGTAATTGATGCCGACGGGTTAAATATATTGAGCGAAAACAAGCACTTACTCGGGAAAGTGCCTGAAAATGCCATTCTCACCCCACATCCAAAGGAGTTTGAGCGGCTGGTTGGTGTGTGGAATAACGATATGGATAAACTCAGTCGCTTGAAAAAGTTCTGTCAGCAATATCAAGTGTTTACCGTTTTAAAGGGGGCATATACGGTAACTTGTACACCCAATGGCACATGCTATTTTAACACAACGGGTAATCCGGGGATGGCCACAGCTGGTAGTGGTGATGCATTGACAGGTATTATTACAGGGCTATTGGCTCAAAATTATAGTCCTGAAGAAGCTGCTGTTGTTGGTGTTTATCTTCATGGCAAAGCAGGTGACCTGGCTTTGAAGAAGGAATCGACAGAGTCGATGACCGCTTTGGATATAATAAGTTGCCTGGGAGCTGCGTTTAAAAAGATTGGGTGA
- a CDS encoding peptide MFS transporter: MSNEDRGFFGHPMGLSTLFATEMWERFSYYGMRALLVLFLTASLANGGFGLDREEAFTIYGIFTGLVFVTPMLGGILADKFFGQRMTIYMGGLTMAVGQFMLSAAAIGGDNLESRQFWFYAGLGVLILGNGFFKPNISTMVGDLYDNNDPRKDGGFTIFYMGINLGAFIAPFVAGYLGEKISWEYGYLASGVGMLIGVLWLILRSEKTLGHIGLPPKSDKNRTHLKGIEWGQVIAVTAVLIFGTIGFMQGWAALSEGAQSTIPKVVGIVGGLYLVISIFRGTKGRDQWERVAVILVLAFFNIFFWVGFEQAGTTFNLFADENTDRMIGSFEIPASWFQSINAIFIVILAPLFSILWLKLDKFKLNPKTPFKFGWGMLLLSVGAAVMAVADTISKGSGTMTLVSPLWLTLVYLIFTMGELCISPIGLSMVTKLAPPKLVSTLMGVWMFSFAAGNFGASQMETLSKSMEVSIGQPVNVFWFVSAITGIATVLLFILAPWISRMMHGIK; encoded by the coding sequence ATGAGTAACGAAGACAGAGGATTTTTTGGTCACCCCATGGGACTGTCCACTCTTTTTGCCACCGAAATGTGGGAGCGATTCAGTTATTATGGCATGCGTGCCTTATTAGTGCTTTTTTTAACCGCCTCATTGGCCAATGGAGGCTTTGGGCTCGACAGGGAAGAAGCTTTTACCATTTACGGGATATTTACCGGATTAGTATTTGTTACCCCCATGCTGGGTGGCATTTTAGCCGATAAGTTTTTCGGACAGCGAATGACCATTTACATGGGTGGTTTGACTATGGCTGTAGGACAATTTATGCTGTCGGCAGCAGCTATTGGAGGCGACAACCTGGAATCACGTCAATTTTGGTTTTACGCCGGACTGGGGGTGCTCATTCTGGGTAACGGTTTCTTTAAGCCCAACATTTCGACCATGGTGGGCGACCTGTACGATAACAACGATCCCCGCAAAGATGGTGGTTTTACCATATTTTACATGGGTATTAATTTAGGCGCATTTATCGCTCCCTTTGTAGCGGGATATCTGGGCGAGAAAATTAGTTGGGAATATGGTTATCTGGCCTCAGGCGTAGGAATGCTTATTGGTGTTTTATGGCTGATATTACGTTCCGAAAAAACATTGGGACATATTGGTCTGCCACCCAAATCAGATAAGAACCGTACGCATCTAAAGGGAATAGAATGGGGCCAGGTGATTGCTGTAACTGCTGTATTGATATTCGGAACTATTGGCTTTATGCAAGGATGGGCAGCCCTGTCTGAAGGTGCACAAAGCACCATACCTAAGGTGGTAGGTATTGTTGGTGGTCTTTATTTGGTCATATCAATCTTCCGTGGAACCAAAGGTCGCGACCAATGGGAACGTGTAGCCGTTATCCTGGTTCTGGCCTTTTTCAACATCTTTTTTTGGGTGGGCTTTGAGCAGGCCGGTACTACCTTTAATCTTTTTGCAGACGAAAATACCGACCGGATGATCGGTAGCTTCGAGATACCCGCTTCGTGGTTTCAATCCATCAATGCCATCTTTATTGTTATTCTGGCACCTCTGTTTTCTATACTTTGGTTAAAGTTAGATAAGTTTAAATTGAACCCTAAAACACCATTTAAGTTTGGGTGGGGTATGCTGTTGCTCTCCGTTGGAGCCGCCGTTATGGCTGTGGCCGATACCATCTCCAAGGGTAGCGGTACAATGACATTGGTATCGCCATTATGGCTAACTCTTGTTTACCTGATCTTTACCATGGGCGAACTTTGCATATCGCCTATTGGCTTATCGATGGTTACCAAATTGGCTCCTCCTAAGTTGGTTTCAACGCTCATGGGTGTATGGATGTTCTCTTTTGCAGCCGGTAACTTTGGCGCCTCTCAAATGGAAACCCTCTCTAAATCGATGGAAGTTAGCATAGGGCAACCTGTAAACGTATTTTGGTTTGTATCGGCAATTACCGGTATAGCTACCGTATTGTTATTTATTCTGGCTCCCTGGATTAGCAGGATGATGCACGGAATTAAGTAA
- a CDS encoding YebC/PmpR family DNA-binding transcriptional regulator: MGRAFEYRKATKLKRWASMAKTFTKLGRQITVAVKDGGSDPEANPRLRMLIQNAKAANMPKDNVERAIKKATEKNHDDWKEVVYEGYGPFGVAVMVETTTNNNTRTVGAVRSYFNKAGGSLGTTGSVEYMFEHQCHFKVEAKEGIDLEELELDMIDAGANEIFEEDGKIIIYGAFESYGSIQSYLEDNDFEIISSEFERIPTTTKELNEEETVVFEKMLAKFEEDEDVTNIYHTVAGL, translated from the coding sequence ATGGGACGCGCATTTGAATACCGTAAGGCCACAAAGCTCAAAAGATGGGCAAGCATGGCAAAAACATTTACCAAGTTAGGACGACAAATCACTGTAGCAGTAAAAGACGGTGGATCTGATCCGGAAGCCAATCCGCGTTTAAGGATGTTAATCCAGAATGCCAAAGCGGCCAACATGCCCAAGGACAATGTGGAGCGGGCCATAAAAAAGGCTACCGAAAAAAACCATGACGACTGGAAGGAAGTAGTTTACGAAGGTTACGGACCCTTTGGTGTTGCCGTAATGGTTGAAACAACCACTAATAACAACACGCGTACGGTAGGGGCGGTACGTAGCTATTTTAACAAAGCCGGAGGATCTCTGGGTACTACCGGAAGTGTTGAGTATATGTTTGAGCATCAGTGCCATTTTAAGGTAGAGGCCAAGGAAGGAATTGACCTGGAGGAGCTGGAACTGGATATGATTGATGCAGGAGCAAACGAAATATTTGAGGAAGACGGCAAAATAATTATTTATGGCGCCTTTGAAAGCTATGGCTCCATCCAATCTTATTTGGAAGACAACGATTTTGAAATTATCAGCTCCGAATTTGAAAGAATACCTACTACTACCAAAGAACTAAACGAGGAGGAAACCGTGGTGTTTGAAAAAATGTTGGCCAAGTTTGAGGAAGACGAAGACGTAACTAATATTTATCATACCGTTGCGGGATTGTAG
- a CDS encoding MFS transporter, which translates to MKNKLKWLPLFITNFAGVLNDNLLKTLIGFVCVLWIGPDSKATLVSAAAALLVLPYIFLSPWAGKLAREHPKATIIKAAKLAEIPIMTLAALGFITSNIYVVMGAMFLMGVQSCIYSPSKYGIIRDIGGIKGISFGTGAMEMLTFVAVLTGTFLGGYLSDLHQYFNRTVVLVTLCTSFILLALAGWLSSLGIQVHETAPEDDSNDTLNPFIFPIKWFRWSKQLKGLNTTVLGLSLFWFIGSMVQMNLYIYCEEYLHLSNTSTGTIMALVAIGIGAGCYAAGLISNHKVNTRLVPAGGAGMVVSMLVIFVLKPDTFLFTVLIIIFAFFAGLFKIPLNAYMQDRVKGRELGPVIAYNNQMVFVAILLSAGVFSLVENIFNARIVFLTVLLITLVITIIVYVRLPGARWKR; encoded by the coding sequence ATGAAAAACAAATTAAAATGGCTACCCCTTTTTATCACCAATTTCGCCGGTGTTTTAAACGATAACTTGTTAAAAACGCTTATCGGATTCGTGTGTGTACTGTGGATTGGCCCGGACAGTAAAGCCACTTTAGTTTCTGCTGCTGCTGCATTATTGGTGCTTCCTTACATCTTTTTATCGCCATGGGCGGGCAAATTGGCCAGGGAACATCCCAAAGCTACCATAATTAAAGCGGCCAAACTGGCCGAAATACCCATCATGACGCTGGCTGCTTTAGGATTTATAACCAGCAACATATATGTAGTAATGGGTGCCATGTTTTTAATGGGCGTTCAAAGCTGTATCTATTCGCCCAGCAAATACGGAATTATACGTGATATTGGTGGCATTAAAGGTATTTCGTTTGGCACCGGTGCCATGGAGATGCTTACCTTTGTTGCCGTGTTGACCGGCACCTTCCTGGGCGGTTACCTTTCGGATCTCCACCAGTACTTTAACCGTACCGTTGTTTTAGTCACACTCTGCACTTCGTTTATCCTATTGGCTCTTGCCGGTTGGCTGTCCAGCTTAGGCATACAAGTACACGAAACAGCACCCGAAGACGATTCGAACGACACCCTAAACCCCTTTATTTTCCCTATTAAATGGTTTCGTTGGAGCAAACAATTAAAAGGGCTCAATACTACTGTTTTGGGTCTTTCCTTATTTTGGTTCATCGGCTCTATGGTTCAGATGAACCTTTATATCTACTGCGAAGAATATCTGCATTTATCCAATACATCAACCGGTACCATAATGGCTTTAGTGGCTATAGGCATAGGGGCGGGATGCTATGCCGCAGGGCTTATCTCCAACCATAAAGTAAACACCAGGCTGGTTCCCGCAGGTGGTGCAGGAATGGTAGTGAGCATGTTGGTTATTTTTGTATTAAAACCGGATACCTTCCTTTTTACCGTTCTCATTATTATTTTTGCCTTTTTTGCAGGCCTTTTTAAGATACCGCTTAATGCATATATGCAGGACAGGGTTAAAGGAAGAGAGCTTGGGCCGGTAATTGCCTACAACAATCAAATGGTTTTTGTGGCCATTTTGCTGTCTGCCGGCGTATTTTCATTGGTTGAAAACATATTTAATGCACGTATCGTGTTTTTAACCGTCCTGCTTATCACGCTTGTAATTACAATAATTGTTTACGTCAGACTCCCGGGAGCAAGATGGAAAAGATAG
- a CDS encoding lysophospholipid acyltransferase family protein gives MKEKHFIVKGIAQLIFLLGRLMLSLRYKVELSELNCIDKHRPVLFLPNHQAVVDPMLLVSNVYLHKNVVPVITSAYYDLPVLHTFFKRWGAVRVSDLGAGSRNTNVLNDIKAASLNAFKYKRSMVIYPSGQIAEQGFERILNKKSAYEIIKDMPNNVQIIGVRIDGLWGSIWSKAYTGKSPHFVRCLLKGISYTLVNLLFFMPRRKVNLAFEDITPTAKEKAAHASRQEFNMFLEQFYNVNGEEQPTFVKHYFWMSTKKTSR, from the coding sequence ATGAAAGAAAAGCATTTTATAGTAAAAGGAATTGCACAACTGATTTTTTTACTGGGTCGTCTTATGCTATCGTTGCGATACAAAGTAGAGCTTTCGGAATTAAACTGTATCGATAAACACAGGCCTGTTTTATTTTTGCCCAACCATCAGGCTGTTGTGGATCCTATGTTATTGGTGAGCAATGTATATCTGCACAAAAATGTGGTTCCCGTAATTACCTCGGCTTATTACGATTTGCCGGTACTCCATACGTTTTTTAAGCGATGGGGTGCCGTGCGCGTTAGCGATTTGGGCGCAGGCAGCAGAAATACAAATGTTTTAAACGACATTAAAGCAGCATCTTTAAACGCCTTTAAATACAAACGAAGCATGGTAATTTATCCGTCGGGCCAAATTGCAGAGCAAGGATTTGAGCGTATCCTAAACAAAAAGTCGGCTTATGAAATAATTAAAGATATGCCCAACAATGTACAAATAATAGGTGTTAGGATAGACGGACTATGGGGCAGCATCTGGTCCAAAGCCTACACCGGCAAGTCGCCCCATTTTGTACGCTGCCTGCTAAAGGGGATAAGCTATACCTTGGTGAATCTGCTGTTTTTTATGCCCCGAAGAAAAGTCAATTTAGCTTTTGAAGACATCACTCCTACGGCTAAAGAAAAGGCAGCGCATGCGAGCCGACAGGAATTCAATATGTTTTTGGAGCAGTTTTACAATGTAAATGGAGAAGAGCAACCAACTTTTGTTAAACACTATTTTTGGATGTCGACAAAAAAAACTTCCCGATAA